A genomic stretch from Microplitis mediator isolate UGA2020A chromosome 10, iyMicMedi2.1, whole genome shotgun sequence includes:
- the LOC130676226 gene encoding hemolymph lipopolysaccharide-binding protein-like, which translates to MFKLIYLVLLPIVFGVPNNRIIREVDSVEQVNSPSTEMTPSTTQSAIPCHDLSEHRGVPQLVFPMCTSTNGLGGLRNVVIHGMACTCDLNTHDVHKRDDYQYTPGIGAHKLHTRGTTFNNARRICNEEGGHLAIIDTLSEERVLLELFKHSGSLKNVTNEDQAFIGIHDLFSEGEWVTILGESLHKYGYTKWSDRWGGQPDNGGGVQNCGSLLKEGGMDDVSCNAQFAFFCEIPEIRIAH; encoded by the exons ATGTTTAAGCTAATTTATTTAGTACTTTTACCAATAGTATTTGGTGTACCTAATAATCGAATAATAAGAGAAGTGGATAGTGTTGAACAAGTTAATTCTCCATCGACAGAAATGACACCTTCAACCACACAATCAGCAATACCATGTCATGACTTGTCGGAACATCGTGGTGTTCCGCAATTAGTTTTTCCCATGTGTACGAGTACTAACGGTCTCGGGGGGTTACGCAATGTCGTGATTCATGGTATGGCTTGCACATGTGACCTCAACACTCATGATGTACACAAGAGAGATGATTATCAGTATACACCAGGAATTGGAGCACACAAACTTCATACACGCGGAACAACGTTCAATAACGCCAGGCGGATATGCAATGAAGAAGGTGGGCATCTTGCCATTATTGATACTCTGTCTGAAGAACGA GTATTGTTGGAGCTGTTCAAACACTCGGGCAGTCTTAAAAATGTGACGAATGAAGATCAGGCTTTCATTGGAATTCACGACCTATTTTCGGAAGGCGAGTGGGTGACTATTTTAGGCGAGTCTCTTCATAAATATGGTTACACAAAATGGAGTGACCGATGGGGTGGACAGCCGGATAATGGTGGTGGTGTACAAAATTGTGGCAGTTTATTGAAAGAAGGAGGAATGGATGACGTCAGTTGTAATGCGCAGTTTGCTTTCTTTTGTGAAATACCCGAAATTCGAATAGCCCATTAA